TTGAAATTGGATCTCACAGGAAGGCGGAGCCGACTTCTGAACCTGGTGGGGTTCAATATCCGTTGCGTTCGAACCTTCGGTGGGATTGATCCAGCGCTCGACCAATTTGCATCGCTCTTGGTGATCGCGAAACCAGTTGAGAATGGTTCGAGTGTTCTTTCCGGAGAGAAATTGCAAGTCCGAGGAGCGAAAGGGGTAAAGAACATAGTTCCCTTCGAAGGAGACATCTAAATTTGCGTAAAGGAATTCCAAACGTTTGGCGAGTAAGGCCTCAATCTCATCTGCATCTCGGTTCTCTTTGATGAAAATGGGTTTTGGGTCCTGCTCCAACCGGTCGCGTTTAGAGCGAGTGAGCTTTTGCTGCATCGCGCTAAAATAACTTTCCAGACAGGCGACGACGACGACAGCATTGGGAATGCCTTCGGAGATATTCACTAAGGCATCGACGGCTTTACGGAATAGCCAGCCCGATTCCCGTTCTTCGAACTCCAGATCGAAAGTCTCTTCGATCTGGTCGGCAAGTATGACAAGGGGAGCCTGCTGCGCGGCGGCCATGACGCGAGCTAGACCGCAAATAGTGCGGAAAGCGGAATCCTCGGCAGTCTGCGGCCCCAATCCACCGAGTAGTTCCCTATCGGCAGGAGCGAGTTCCTCGCAGCGCAACCATCGGATAACACGTGATTTTAGACGGGCATCGTTAGGAAGCAGGAAGAGCAAAGCACGCAATAAATCGAGATCGCAATCGGCATATCGCTTATCCTGGATAGCGAAATCGGCATATCGGAAGACTCGATCGGCCGTCTCACGAGCATCGGCCAATTCTTCTCGGAAATCTTTTTTTTCTTCGGCAGGCACAACATCGAGTGAATCAAGCAGCGCTTGCGCCAATCGGGTTAAGCCCGGCGTCGAAGAAACTTCCGTGAGGTAAGGTTGATTGAGGCCATCGATCAAATTACCCAAAAGATAGCGAGTATAATTTTCGGTCTTGGACGACATTTGGGCATAACTGCAATAGCCGCCTCGTTGGTGAGCATAATGTCGGAAGGCCCGCATGAGGTGGGTTTTACCGCTGCCCGCTGAACCGAGGAGTAATAAAGATTTTCCACCGTTCGAATCCGCCGCCTCGTGCAATAACTTCGCGAAACGCTCTCGGGCGTCGGAATGGATCTCTTCCACGTCTAGAGGATCCGGCTTCCAAATATTCTGCGGATGCACGATCGAGCCGAATACTTCTACGGAATCGAAAGACAGGTAGGCGTCGAGACGCTTATTGGTCGACTTCGCGCTTGTTGGGGCAATGGCGGTCATCTGAGGTCCTCGCTCAATCGATGCGAATGAAGTTGAATATGGACTGACAGTCTTCGATCTCGGATTCACGAACGTCTTCGGGGTTCATGGCTTGCACGAGATCGGCTCGCACCAAATCTAGGTAACGAGCCGCGTTTGCTTCAACCAGCTTCGCTTTGAAAGAAGTCAGATCGAATCCTTGAAAGCGGGGTTCATTTTTGAGCGAGTGCCAAACGTGATTGATGAAAACGGTGCGATCTCCGAAGCGACCACTCGGACAGTGCCGGGCCGCTGCTTTCACAGTATCGGCAAACTCTTTGAGATCAAAATCCGACTCCTCGGTCATGCGATGGTCGAGCTTATTCGAAGAAAGAATTGCGTTTGACTCGACTGCATTCTCCAGATTCATGTCGGAATTCAGCCAGTCTGCAATCAACTTCTGACGCAATCCTTTTGCTCCTCCTTGCTTTAACTTCAGCATTATCCTGGGAAGCTGTTTCTTGAGAATATCGCTGGAAAGGAGTTCGTCACTTTGAATTTGCCGGCAGAGCACTCGGCGGATCAAGCGCCGGGCGTCGGTCTCTTCGGGGAATCCCAGTTCCTTCGCAACTATCGCCACGAGCAGATCGGAGAGACTTGCATTCGAGGAGATGGGAAGCCCTAATTGCGTCTTGAGCATCCGAGATGCCAGTTGATCTTGCGTCAGGCTTTTAGGATTCTCTTTCGGATTCATCCCTGAAGCCCGATAGGTGAGATAGCGCGACTCAATGATCCTCCAGGTGCTGCGCGGCGGTAATTCGGACAGTGCGAGACAATCCAAGGCTCGCTTTCGGCCCCTCTCCGTTAGCCGTAACGCTTTGGGTTCCAGCAACCCATCGGTACGAGTAATTGACAGCAAAATGTTCCATTGTTCAGTCGACAGCGATTCTTTGAGATATTGGTTCAGACACTTCCTAACCGCTTGTGCAGCGGGGGGTCCCTTCGACGAGGCTAATATCCGTAGCAAGAGGAGATCGGTTAAACGAGTCGAAATAACTTCGGCAGGGGCGGTTAAGGGCTGGCTCATAGGACATGAACTCCATTAGGATACGGCCGCATTTTTACGAAAAGCGACAGCGGACATAATCGTGTCCAGTATGACCTCCATGTCGGGTAATATATCCTCGGCCAAGAATCGAAGGACTAAATATCCGTTTCGTTGATACTCCCAATCCTTGCGGCGATCCCTTCGATAGGCCTTTTCATCGCTGAGATGAAAATATAGTCCATCGATTTCAATTGCCAACCGCAATTTAGGACTAACCAAGTCTCCTTCCGCCCATTGCGTACCGTGACGAAACTCCAAACGTTGATTTAGGTAAAAGAATCCAACTGTTTCGGGATGCGATTCGAGGAGATCGAACAGGAATCTCTCGGCTCGGCTACGGGCGCGGTCTTCCTCGATCGCGTTCCCAGGGGGTGAATCCGAGTTGGCAATGTCTTCAATCTCTTCGAGCACCGTTTCAGTTACGCCCAGTTCGATTAAACGGTCGACGCTTTTCGAGGCAAGGCATTTATTCGCAGTGGTAGAAAGCCGCTGCTGGATCTGTTGTGCATCAATCGAAGCAATATCCACTCGGCCCTCGCGGACCATTGTGGCTGTCTGGGAATTACCGGCAGCCTGCAAAAAAGAATCGATGTCTTTCTCGACTCCGAAAATAGCTAAATGCAATTTTGGAATGGTTTTGCAAAGAATCGTCAGCAGTTCAACCGCAGTTCTAAATGGAATTTTCGGTTCTCTATTCACAATTGCCAATGTTGGTAAACCGACACCCACGATTTCACTGAAACCCTTCATGATCGTCACCCAGGATGCGGAATCGTCAGAGAAAACCTCAGTTTGCAAATCTGCAAATATCCGATCGGGTTCAACGGGCAAGGATTTGACCGCTCGCAAGAACAGCCAGTGGCAAATGGCAAACATCGGTTTTGAGTGGTCTCTTTGGTCGAGTCTGCACCAGGTTTGATCGAACTCGTAAACGGTCATTCTTTTGAGCCGATCAAGAAAATCGAGAATAGTATTGGGTTCGCTGAGATTGAAGGCAAAACGTGCGGCTTGAGTGTTCAGGTCGAAAGAGGCCCCCAATAACCTCGTCCAATCCCGGGCAATTGCCTCTTTTGTAATAGAAGTGGGAATTGAAACTTTTAAGCCATTTTGACTGGCCCAAGCGCACCAGTTATTCATGCTTGGACCGAGTGGTCCGACAATCGTGGTCAGAGTCGGAATCGACTCCAAACGTCGATTTCGGTGGACATCGAAAATGCGATGGTCCGCTTTCATAATTTCAGTATGTATTAAGATTTTGGAGAAGATCAACGCTCTTCTCCATTTGTAGCCGAGGCTTTTCGACCGGCGTTTACACTTCAAGAAATGGTTTGTAAGCCGCTCGATTGCCCGCCAATTCCTGCGGAAGCATCCGCCCGAAACCAAACCGGGCCTAACAATTGTCCTTCCCCAGGCATTCTCCAAAACCTGGTAGCAAAGCCGATTTTCGCAGAGGGTATAGGACTTTCATTTCTATGAAAAATGGGGTGATTTTCCTTATCTGAAGGTTAATCATCATAAACCACAAAGCTCTGAAAAGGCTATACTTACCCACATACGTGGCTTAGGTCGTGGTTCCGTGTTCATTCCGGGCGATTTTCTGGACCTGGGGAAGCCGCAGGGAGACGATTTTGCCTTGCATCGGTTGGTTAAGCAACGGGGATTGCGGCGACTAGCCCGGGGCTAGTATGACTTTCCGAAGTCGCATCCGCAACTCGGAGTACTCTCTCCTTCAGCAACTAAGATTGCCAAGACCCTCGCGGGCCGAGACTGTGCCGCATTCAGCCTTCCGCGGCCGATGCGGCGAATCGGCCGCCTCTCGCCTCACTCATGCTGCCGCTTCCTCCGCTGGGGATTCAACGCAAGATCGGCTCGATTCTCACGGGCTTCGAGGATCTGATCGAGAATAATAACGAGCGCATCCGGATTTTGGAATCGCTGGCCCAATCGATTTACCGTAAGTGGTTTGTGGATTTTCGCTTCCCTCGTCGTGGGAAACTTATTTGGGTGGAATCGCCACTGGGGAAGATTCCTAAAGGCTGGAGAGTTGATCCAATTTCAAACCGGTTCAACGATCAAACCCGATCCCAAAGGAGCGTATGCTCTCTACGGATCGAACGGCATTATCGGAAAGAGCTCGGGCTTTCAATTCGAACGGGGAATAATCATCGGCCGGGTCGGGAATTATTGCGGTTCGGTTCAGTACTCCCATTCCACCTTCAGTGCTTCGGGAAATACCATTATAGCGCTACCTCTGGAAGGAAACGAGGAGCTAATTCCTTACCTCTATTACACTTTAAAGCACCTTTCGCTCGGCCAATTTGCGAGCGGATCGGCCCAGCCCCAGATTACGCAAAGCGTTTTGAAAACCCAGCCGGTCTTGATCCCTCCGGTATCTTTTCTGAAAATATTCTGTTCAGTAACATTCGAATTGCTGCGTCAAATTGATCACCTGAAGAAAGAAAACGAGAACCTTCACAAAACCCGCGAACTGCTCTTGCCGGGACTGATCTCCGGCCGACTCGACCTGGAAAGAGTTTGAACGGAATGCCGGCTCAAGAAAGAGTTGGGAATAAAAGATTGGCCGAACTTGTTAGAATCCCTTCTCCCAGACTTCACCGAATCGAAAGTCGAATCGTTCAACTGCTGCTCTCCGTTGTTCGGCGAGGGCAACTAATTTGAAGATGGCTTCATCCACACAAAAAGTATCTCAACCATTGCAGGCCCCAATTAAGAAATTTATCTGAAATGAACAGTAGCGTTTTCTGGATGATGGAGGAGCATCGGACGGTGCGTGAACGGTTGGAGATCGTTACAACTGAATTACGAATTTTACTACCCTCATCCGCTCGAAAATTTGGCTGTCCGAAGCCTGAAAAAGTGGCCGATCAGGAGTACTTTCGAGGGTTGCAACCGGACACGACTAGCGCGGGAGAGACGCTAATTCTCAATTTCTAAAAGTTAAATTTTTGAGATCCTAGCAGGCGAAGAAGAAGCGTCAATTTTTTCGTCACTGAGAAGGCAATGCCAACTCCCAGCATTCCCAGGACGATCAGACAAGTGACTAATAATCGGAACGATAGCGTCATTTCTCCAGTAATAACAACTAGCAACACGGCCCCCACCAGGGGTATGACGGCAGCAAGACTTTGAAAAACCGCTAACCAACGACTCGCCCCCACCATTTCTGCCGCGAGGGTAGTCGGGGTTCGCGTATCGGCATTGGTAAGTCGCGGATAAAAAACTCTCAGGACGACAAATTGAATTCCAAAATGCGAATAGATTACGGCGATTAATCCCGACAGCGTGAAGGATACAAGAAAGTGAAAGTAGACCTCTCCAGAAACTCCACCTGCGATAACATCGATAAAAATTGGAAAGACAAGGCCACCAGGTAGCCAGCCAGCCAAGGCCAGAATGATCCCCCAAGTGCCCAATTTCAACACTCTAAAGCGCAATAGGTCGACCTCGGAACCGTCCATAATCGCCGATTCGGACAGACGGCGCCAACCGCGCACTATCGGACGGAGTAGCCGAAACATAATGAATAAGCAAATGGGATAGACGAACAGATTATAGCCCAGAACGATCTTTTCAAAGGCTCGATGTTGAGGAGGATCCAATCGTACTTCGATGGTGTTGTAAGCAATATTAACAAATGACCCTATCATCTGCGGTAACAAGGTTAATAGGAAGAGAGCCAAAAACGGATTGCGTTCTACCCAGGCTGTCAGCAATCCTTCCGACGGAAGCCGTTCTTCAATAGCCAGCGCGTCGGATGCGTTCGCCAAGGCTCCAGCCAATTCACCCGCAGTTTGATAACGTTGAGTGGGTTCAGGATCCAAGCAGCGTCGGAGTATACGTTCAACTACCGGAGGCAACTCCTGTACTACCCAACAACTGGAAACTGAAAATGACTTTTGATTTTGGAGGAGCTGGAGTTTGTCTGTCCTCGGATCACCAGTAGCAGGTTTATCGAATGGCATCCGACCAGTTAATAACTCATATAAAACGACACCAAGCGAATAAAGATCACTTCGCTCATCGACCACTCCGAAACCCGGTTCTTTTAGATAGGCCCCCAGATGCTCCGGCGCCATATAGCCAATAGTGCCTCCGAGGTGGTTTCGGGCTCGAACATCTTGGGTATCGATGGCGATATTGAAATCGGCCAAGAGTGGCCTGCCGTACGGATTGATTAAGATGTTAGCCGGTTTGATATCGCAGTGAAGAACACCGCGACGATGCGCGAATTCCAGTGCTTCTGCCATTTGCACGCTGATCCGGCATATTGCCGCGGCAAAACGATAAGTGGCCAGAATCTCACGATTTCGAATCCCAGCCAGATCAAAGGGAATTTCCTCATTCGAATCAATTGTTATCGATTCTAAAATCTCAATTCCTTGAACTGGACGTCGATTATTCTTGTGAAGGTGCTCGATCACATGAGCCAGAGTGACTCCAGGAACATACTGCAAGCAGAGACAATGCTTCCCGGATTCAACATTGATGAATTGTCCGTAAACCTGAACGATGTTTTGGTGTTCTAATTCTGCTAAGGCCTGGCCTTCGCCGAGTCCTAGAGTTTCGGAGACTTTCAAGGCCACCCTTCGATCCAGCGTAACGTCGTGAGCGAGATAGACCGTTGCAAATCCCCCCCTGCCGAGTTCTCGAAGGATTACGAAATCGTTGAATCGTTCTCCGGGTCGAAAGCGCTGACTGGAGCAGGAAATCGATACTTGCTCAACCTTTGTGGGTGCATTCAGAGTGCTCGCTGCTAAGTCGCTCCTCGAGATGGCGAAGATATCGGACTGTTCCTTTTTTTTCTGAGCTTCGGACATTTATAAACAAGCCCCCCATGTTGATCGATCTTCGATGTCATCGAGCAAAATCATCCTTCTTTAATGCATTTTTTTCGAGGGTGGGTCGGCAATATTCGTACAGGCGAAGATCAATTAATTCTTGTGCGAGTTCTTCCTGTGTCGGCTGAAGAAGCGACGTTGACAAATCTTCGAGCAACAGATCCGCGAATTTTTCTCTCGCCCGCTGGAGTGCTTTCCGGACCGCAGGCGCATTGAGGGGCTTATTGAGCCTTTGGCTCATCATCTCGGCCATTTGTTCGCTCGACTGATCCGGATGGTCTGCCTTGTATTTCAAAATCGCATGATAAGGCTGGCCGCTACTTTCTTCCACGGCCAAGAGAGCTTGCCAGGCGCGACTCAGAAATTCGTCTCGCCAGCAAGTGATTAACGTTTCCTCGTCGATTCCTTGCGCGGCTTCGCTCTCGGCCGGTTCGGGAAACTCACTTGGCAAGTGGCCAGGTCGCTTCTTCCCTTTGCGGTAGTGGTTCGCAATCAGATTCTGGAGTATTCCTTTGACAAAGTCTCGGAAGCGTCCCCGATTTGGGTCAGCTCCTTTAAACGCCCCTTTAAGAAATGCGACTGCAAATTCCTGAGCCAATTCCTGAGCGAGATCCTCATTGCGAACAGCCCCCAGTAAGTAACGTTCCACAGCGCCCCCGTAAAGTTCCAGAAGCTGCCAAAGGGCCGTACGGCCCTCGGGCAAGTCGGCATCGTTGTTGGCGGCTCGGATCTGCTGCCAACTCGTGTTAATGGCGCTGAGTCGATTATTCGGTATGGGCATCGAGAATCTCCCGATTCAATTCGTGCGGGCAAGTCAAGTTAAGAATGATCTTATCAAGTTCCCTAAGAACATTTGGATCTCCTGAAAAGGAATTTGTTCGCGGTCTAAACAACTGCTTGAGATCAAGTGCTTCGAATACAAAAACCAAAAGCCACAGGCTTGGGTTGCCTATGGCCTTTATTGGAAGTGAACTTGAGAAGTTCATTCTTTATCGGAGCTGGCAGACTGCTTACTGCTAGCTTTCACTTCGGGAGCCGAGGGAAGGATAGCCGTTCCTGTTGCAGGACCGGAGATGGCCCCAGGGGGCAGAGTCAATCCTGTGCTGTTTCCGGGGAGGATTGCGGTATTCAGCGTACTCACCGGTGGATAGGTGGCAATCAAACTGACGGGTAGGTACTGGTTGAAGGGGGCATACCAGTAGTACCATTGCGTCTGGATCGGAGAGTAGTAGCCGTAGCAACGATAGACAGGGAAGTAGCATCGGCTCGTCCAATTCCGGAAAGCCCTGGAAATCCCCACTATGCCCTTCTCGTGTTTTTGGTTGTGAATCTGATTCACGGAGACCGGTCGACCATTGTGCGGATCGCCGGCTTGGGTATTAGCGTTAGTTCCCAGGAGGAAACACAAGGCCGGGGCAACAATCATCGAGCGAAGAAGGGGAATGCGATTAAACATGGTCATTTTCCTTAGCGGCAGGAGGTGAAGCGGAGCCATTGCAGCCTGCCGGACTGAGAGCGGCTCCGCGTTTATCTTGGAGAAGACTTTGGCTTCCGAATCCCTGTGACTGGTTGCCTCTTTGTCCTCCACGCTTTCTTCTTTGCGCGAGTTTTCGAGTTGTGACGGAAGAACTGAAAAAAGTTGGAAATGATCCAAAGCCAGTATCACTCACACGGCTCAGTAGCAGGGATTCAAGGCGAGAACAAAAGGACGTTCGCCCGGAAGCCAGTCTTATCGGTAGGTCCGTGGCTTCCCGAAATCAGCAAATTGAATCGAGTAGCTTCGTTACAAGAGGGTCGGCGCGCACGAAAAAGACCGCATTTGCGGTCCATTTTCGAGATGGCAATGTTGAGTTTTCTCTTATTTCTGTTTGACCGACCACGTCACCTTATAGATGGAGTTCCGGCCGCAGCCGGTCGGCGAATCCAGGCCCTGATATTCACGCGTTTCTTTGTGGCTTGCACCGTAGCTTGCCACCTTCTGACCGGTGAGAGTGATATGATCTCCGGCTACCCAACCATCGCAATTAGGAAAGAGAAATTCGATCCCGATATTACCGATGTAAGATATGACCTCCCCCCAGGCACCTGCCGCAGTGGCTCCCTTCTTCAAGAGTTCGGTCGCCCCTTTTTCCAGCCATTTGGAAACCTCATCCTGCTTGTGCCCCGAATTCAGGACCAGATAGGTCAGCACAATTTTCGTGTCCGGCTTCGGCACGGTCACCCCACTGAAGGAAAGACCGACCTTGAAGGTACCGTCGTTAAGATCTCCCATGTGTTTGACCTTGGCCGGATAGATTTTATCTCCCACTTTTAACGCGAAGGACACATGATCGGTATCGTTGTGGCGTGATCGGGTGCGCAGAATCTCAAAGTTCTCCAGCGTGAAGTCGTAGGTTTTCGCTGCTGGCGGTTTTTCCTTGGGAGGATCGGCTTGAGCGTTCATACCTCCAAAGGCAATACTCACTACCATTGCGGCGATAAAATTTCTGAAATTCAGTATGCGATTAAACATGGTCAATTTCCTATCGGCAGGAGGTGAAACGGAGCCTTTGCAGCCTGCCGAACTGATGGCGGCTCCGCGTTTTCTTGGAGAAGACTTGGGCTTCCAAATCCCTGTGACTGGTGACCTCTTTGTTCTCCACGCACTCTTCTTTGCTCGAGAAATCCGGTTGTGACCGAAGAAACGAAAAAATTGTTTGGAGCCGGTCGAGGAGAACGCAACAAAAATTGACTGAAAGTGGCCGAGACAGTTTTCTGAATCAAATTGAGCCAGGTGCAGTCACAAATTCCCAGCAAGAAGAATAAGCAGGTGTGGCGAACAGCTTCCGATCAATGGGATTCGAAGGGCATTGTTTACCACGGAACAATCTTTCGGCTTAAAAAGGGGACATCCATGCTCTTTTCAACGCAATCGGCAAAGCGATTTCTTTTTCTCTCTACATTTTTAAATTTCCTAAGTGTCGCATCGCTCCCAGCCGATGAGCCACGGAACCCTGTGGCTCCAAATGCCAAAACTTACGCTGAAAGCGTTCTCACTTCCCAACCCGTCGGCTACTGGCGACTCAACGAAACACACGGGTCAATCGCTGGCGACGCAACGAAAAATAAAATTGATGGTCGCTATTTCGATGGAGTCTCCCTGGGCAGATTGGGAGCATTCGCACAGGGAGGTGATAAAGCCGTAGGCTTCGACGGCAAAACAGGGTACATCGAAATCCCTTCGAACAAAGCCTTCAGTCAACCGACCAGCGGCAAAGGATTTTCCGTTAAGGTCTGGTTCAAGCCGACTCGACTCGAATTCCCCGGCGAAACCGACGATCCTTATGTTTACTGGATCGGCAAAGGCCAACCGAGCCAATACGAATGGGCCTTGCGCTTCTATAGTCGCAATTCAAGCCGGCCGAATCGGATCTCCGCTTATGTTTTCAACAAGGAGGGGAAAAAAGGAGCCGGCGCCGAGTTCGAAGATCCCGTTAAGTTGAATGAATGGATTCATGTGGTCGCCTGCTTTGATCCTGGCAGCAAAGCCAACCCGAAGGCCGGCGTATCAATTTACAAGAATGGCGAGCTTCGAGGCAGCCCGGCCAGCCAACGGGGGGCACGGTATGCTTCGTTTGACATCACTCCAAGAGCTGGGTCAGCGCCGATTCGACTGGGAACCCGCAATTTCACGAGTTTTTTCCTGGGCGAATTGGACGAGTTGGCCATTTACCCTAGAGTTTTGACAGACAAGGAAATTCTCGAACATTTCCGAGCGGCCGACGCACTGAAGCCGAACCTTTCGAAGAAATGAAACGCAGCAAATACGTCGACAAACTGGTGGATTTCGCGAGTTGACTATCGATCTCAAGCTTGCACTCAAGCCCCAGGAAATGCAATGGTCTATCACTGAATTCGAATAGACGGGAGAGAATGGATCCGGGTTCGCCGAAGAGCCCTTGAGAGAGATTCCAAGTCGCAAAATAACTATAAACGCGGTTAATTCCGCACTCTTTTGAATAATAAGATTCCAGATGCCGCCGGTGCAGGGTAAGCTTAACTTGTACGCAGGAAAGTACGATTATGGCTGACATAGATGCTATCCAACTCAAAGTGGAATCGGCGCTCCTGTTCCTCTTACTTCTGCAAGCAATATCGCTTCCTGTGGCCAGCTTATTCGGATATCTTGCCGGACGCAAAGGGGCTACTCAAACGGTCCGGATTTTGGCGATCTCGCTTTTATTGGGGGCGGCAGTCCCCTGCTATCTCGCCGTAACTCGTTGCACTAACGCACAGCATGATATACAAGCACGATTCGAGGGCAAAGTTTCTAGTCCTTTTGTTTCCTCCGAAAGAGCGAACGCCTATGTTGCGGCGGTGACAAACTTTATGACATTTAGTATTGGGCTCGGAATGATAACGCTGATTATCACTCTCGCAGCGTTCGGAATCGCTCGGTGGCGGTCCCGGGCTTTAAGTTCTAATTTGTTGATTTTGGAATAAAGTTCGAAGGAAAATTGAGAGGCTTCCCAGTGAGTGTCATTCTTAAGCTGCGACAGTTGGCTCAGCGCTGTGACTTACTGCTAGGACGATCTGTTTATAGAGGTACCCTCAGATCAACAGAATTAGAAACTCTTCATTCAGACCTCAGTAAGGCACTTGAAGAGATCTGCACTCCGCAGGGATTTGAAATTAAGACAGATAAAAATAGATACGATCAGAAGCAAATCAATCGAGGATCCAAGTTTATTTCCATTCCGAGCGGCATTAACTCTCCTAGTGATAGCGGGCTTAAACGTTAGAGAAAAGCGGCCTCCGATTCGAGAGGCCGGCGGATTTAGTTTTTCTCGGGGATCTTTTCGGTGGTTGGCAGATCGTCGGGCGGCAGATCCAGAGTAGTATCGTCGGTGGCTTCCGGGAGTTGGGGCAGCTTGCCCATGGGAGGGAACGCCTTCTCGGGAATCTCTTCGAGGCTGCCCTTGCGATCCGCTTCGGCCAGCAGGGAGTATTCGCCTTTACCTTCGGTCTTCACCGGGCAGCGGCCCCAGTAGGTTTTGTTGTAAGAGTTGTAGTAATAGTAGTATTTGGGTTTGGAGGG
The genomic region above belongs to Telmatocola sphagniphila and contains:
- a CDS encoding endonuclease domain-containing protein — its product is MKGFSEIVGVGLPTLAIVNREPKIPFRTAVELLTILCKTIPKLHLAIFGVEKDIDSFLQAAGNSQTATMVREGRVDIASIDAQQIQQRLSTTANKCLASKSVDRLIELGVTETVLEEIEDIANSDSPPGNAIEEDRARSRAERFLFDLLESHPETVGFFYLNQRLEFRHGTQWAEGDLVSPKLRLAIEIDGLYFHLSDEKAYRRDRRKDWEYQRNGYLVLRFLAEDILPDMEVILDTIMSAVAFRKNAAVS
- a CDS encoding restriction endonuclease subunit S is translated as MIQFQTGSTIKPDPKGAYALYGSNGIIGKSSGFQFERGIIIGRVGNYCGSVQYSHSTFSASGNTIIALPLEGNEELIPYLYYTLKHLSLGQFASGSAQPQITQSVLKTQPVLIPPVSFLKIFCSVTFELLRQIDHLKKENENLHKTRELLLPGLISGRLDLERV
- a CDS encoding serine/threonine protein kinase; this encodes MSEAQKKKEQSDIFAISRSDLAASTLNAPTKVEQVSISCSSQRFRPGERFNDFVILRELGRGGFATVYLAHDVTLDRRVALKVSETLGLGEGQALAELEHQNIVQVYGQFINVESGKHCLCLQYVPGVTLAHVIEHLHKNNRRPVQGIEILESITIDSNEEIPFDLAGIRNREILATYRFAAAICRISVQMAEALEFAHRRGVLHCDIKPANILINPYGRPLLADFNIAIDTQDVRARNHLGGTIGYMAPEHLGAYLKEPGFGVVDERSDLYSLGVVLYELLTGRMPFDKPATGDPRTDKLQLLQNQKSFSVSSCWVVQELPPVVERILRRCLDPEPTQRYQTAGELAGALANASDALAIEERLPSEGLLTAWVERNPFLALFLLTLLPQMIGSFVNIAYNTIEVRLDPPQHRAFEKIVLGYNLFVYPICLFIMFRLLRPIVRGWRRLSESAIMDGSEVDLLRFRVLKLGTWGIILALAGWLPGGLVFPIFIDVIAGGVSGEVYFHFLVSFTLSGLIAVIYSHFGIQFVVLRVFYPRLTNADTRTPTTLAAEMVGASRWLAVFQSLAAVIPLVGAVLLVVITGEMTLSFRLLVTCLIVLGMLGVGIAFSVTKKLTLLLRLLGSQKFNF
- a CDS encoding RNA polymerase sigma factor, with translation MPIPNNRLSAINTSWQQIRAANNDADLPEGRTALWQLLELYGGAVERYLLGAVRNEDLAQELAQEFAVAFLKGAFKGADPNRGRFRDFVKGILQNLIANHYRKGKKRPGHLPSEFPEPAESEAAQGIDEETLITCWRDEFLSRAWQALLAVEESSGQPYHAILKYKADHPDQSSEQMAEMMSQRLNKPLNAPAVRKALQRAREKFADLLLEDLSTSLLQPTQEELAQELIDLRLYEYCRPTLEKNALKKDDFAR
- a CDS encoding LamG domain-containing protein — protein: MAPNAKTYAESVLTSQPVGYWRLNETHGSIAGDATKNKIDGRYFDGVSLGRLGAFAQGGDKAVGFDGKTGYIEIPSNKAFSQPTSGKGFSVKVWFKPTRLEFPGETDDPYVYWIGKGQPSQYEWALRFYSRNSSRPNRISAYVFNKEGKKGAGAEFEDPVKLNEWIHVVACFDPGSKANPKAGVSIYKNGELRGSPASQRGARYASFDITPRAGSAPIRLGTRNFTSFFLGELDELAIYPRVLTDKEILEHFRAADALKPNLSKK